The following are from one region of the Silene latifolia isolate original U9 population chromosome 9, ASM4854445v1, whole genome shotgun sequence genome:
- the LOC141600274 gene encoding uncharacterized protein LOC141600274 isoform X1, with translation MIGLDDCVSRKPCCSLLGLYIAYFGILTRLTVEKIRDKIKMIFSSRGCLGCCTKPQLITAVDQPSKGLKIQGRAVKRTSLSEDIWSSSTYEMDNSAIQSQRSISSMSASNQNLDPNAAGGSTSNPSEFVNHGLLLWNQVRQQWVGDRKSRSQSKAHEPKLSWNATYGNLLGTNKPFPQPIPLPEMVDFLVDVWEQEGLYD, from the exons ATGATTGGACTTGATGATTGTGTGAGTAGAAAGCCATGCTGTTCATTATTGGGTCTTTACATTGCGTATTTTGGCATTCTCACTCGTTTGACAGTGGAAAAGATTAGAGATAAAATCAAAATGATATTCAGT AGCAGAGGTTGTCTTGGATGCTGTACTAAGCCACAACTAATTACTGCTGTAGATCAGCCTTCAAAAGGACTCAAAATTCAAGGGCGTGCAGTAAAAAGAACAAGCTTGTCCGAAGATATTTGGAGCTCTAGCACTTATGAAATGGATAATAGTGCAATTCAGTCACAGAGAAGCATTTCATCAATGAGCGCATCTAACCAGAACCTTGATCCCAACGCTGCTGGTGGAAGCACGAGCAATCCTTCGGAATTTGTGAATCATG GTCTTCTTCTATGGAACCAAGTACGGCAGCAATGGGTTGGAGATCGAAAGTCTCGTAGCCAGTCCAAAGCACATGAACCCAAGTTAAG TTGGAATGCTACATATGGAAATCTACTCGGCACAAATAAGCCCTTTCCTCAACCCATTCCTCTGCCT GAAATGGTTGATTTTCTTGTCGATGTCTGGGAACAAGAAGGCTTGTATGATTGA
- the LOC141600274 gene encoding uncharacterized protein LOC141600274 isoform X2, with protein sequence MHGFIFSIYSAALNNPETPSLWNMVHGGCLGCCTKPQLITAVDQPSKGLKIQGRAVKRTSLSEDIWSSSTYEMDNSAIQSQRSISSMSASNQNLDPNAAGGSTSNPSEFVNHGLLLWNQVRQQWVGDRKSRSQSKAHEPKLSWNATYGNLLGTNKPFPQPIPLPEMVDFLVDVWEQEGLYD encoded by the exons ATGCATGGG TTCATTTTTAGCATATACTCTGCAGCTCTAAATAATCCAGAAACACCCTCTTTGTGGAACATGGTACATGG AGGTTGTCTTGGATGCTGTACTAAGCCACAACTAATTACTGCTGTAGATCAGCCTTCAAAAGGACTCAAAATTCAAGGGCGTGCAGTAAAAAGAACAAGCTTGTCCGAAGATATTTGGAGCTCTAGCACTTATGAAATGGATAATAGTGCAATTCAGTCACAGAGAAGCATTTCATCAATGAGCGCATCTAACCAGAACCTTGATCCCAACGCTGCTGGTGGAAGCACGAGCAATCCTTCGGAATTTGTGAATCATG GTCTTCTTCTATGGAACCAAGTACGGCAGCAATGGGTTGGAGATCGAAAGTCTCGTAGCCAGTCCAAAGCACATGAACCCAAGTTAAG TTGGAATGCTACATATGGAAATCTACTCGGCACAAATAAGCCCTTTCCTCAACCCATTCCTCTGCCT GAAATGGTTGATTTTCTTGTCGATGTCTGGGAACAAGAAGGCTTGTATGATTGA
- the LOC141600274 gene encoding uncharacterized protein LOC141600274 isoform X3: MQLWVSSSLTAWISHIFACMGGCLGCCTKPQLITAVDQPSKGLKIQGRAVKRTSLSEDIWSSSTYEMDNSAIQSQRSISSMSASNQNLDPNAAGGSTSNPSEFVNHGLLLWNQVRQQWVGDRKSRSQSKAHEPKLSWNATYGNLLGTNKPFPQPIPLPEMVDFLVDVWEQEGLYD, encoded by the exons ATGCAACTTTGGGTTTCTTCATCACTAACTGCTTGGATTTCTCACATATTTGCATGCATGGG AGGTTGTCTTGGATGCTGTACTAAGCCACAACTAATTACTGCTGTAGATCAGCCTTCAAAAGGACTCAAAATTCAAGGGCGTGCAGTAAAAAGAACAAGCTTGTCCGAAGATATTTGGAGCTCTAGCACTTATGAAATGGATAATAGTGCAATTCAGTCACAGAGAAGCATTTCATCAATGAGCGCATCTAACCAGAACCTTGATCCCAACGCTGCTGGTGGAAGCACGAGCAATCCTTCGGAATTTGTGAATCATG GTCTTCTTCTATGGAACCAAGTACGGCAGCAATGGGTTGGAGATCGAAAGTCTCGTAGCCAGTCCAAAGCACATGAACCCAAGTTAAG TTGGAATGCTACATATGGAAATCTACTCGGCACAAATAAGCCCTTTCCTCAACCCATTCCTCTGCCT GAAATGGTTGATTTTCTTGTCGATGTCTGGGAACAAGAAGGCTTGTATGATTGA
- the LOC141600274 gene encoding uncharacterized protein LOC141600274 isoform X4 codes for MHGSRGCLGCCTKPQLITAVDQPSKGLKIQGRAVKRTSLSEDIWSSSTYEMDNSAIQSQRSISSMSASNQNLDPNAAGGSTSNPSEFVNHGLLLWNQVRQQWVGDRKSRSQSKAHEPKLSWNATYGNLLGTNKPFPQPIPLPEMVDFLVDVWEQEGLYD; via the exons ATGCATGGG AGCAGAGGTTGTCTTGGATGCTGTACTAAGCCACAACTAATTACTGCTGTAGATCAGCCTTCAAAAGGACTCAAAATTCAAGGGCGTGCAGTAAAAAGAACAAGCTTGTCCGAAGATATTTGGAGCTCTAGCACTTATGAAATGGATAATAGTGCAATTCAGTCACAGAGAAGCATTTCATCAATGAGCGCATCTAACCAGAACCTTGATCCCAACGCTGCTGGTGGAAGCACGAGCAATCCTTCGGAATTTGTGAATCATG GTCTTCTTCTATGGAACCAAGTACGGCAGCAATGGGTTGGAGATCGAAAGTCTCGTAGCCAGTCCAAAGCACATGAACCCAAGTTAAG TTGGAATGCTACATATGGAAATCTACTCGGCACAAATAAGCCCTTTCCTCAACCCATTCCTCTGCCT GAAATGGTTGATTTTCTTGTCGATGTCTGGGAACAAGAAGGCTTGTATGATTGA